One Spiroplasma endosymbiont of Cantharis nigra DNA segment encodes these proteins:
- a CDS encoding DUF951 family protein produces the protein MKINLGDKVFLKKSHPSKTIFWIVLRIGTIYKLQSNIDEKIILEFQKDDLLKKIKKIESGK, from the coding sequence ATGAAGATTAATTTAGGAGATAAAGTATTTTTAAAAAAATCTCATCCAAGTAAAACTATATTTTGAATTGTTTTAAGGATTGGTACTATTTATAAATTGCAATCTAATATAGATGAAAAAATAATATTAGAATTTCAAAAAGATGATCTTTTAAAAAAAATTAAAAAAATAGAAAGTGGAAAATAA
- the ychF gene encoding redox-regulated ATPase YchF, whose translation MGLQVGIVGLPNVGKSTLFNAITNSKVEAANYPFATIEPNVGVVEVPDWRLDKLADIFKSKKTIYTTIEFVDIAGLIAGASKGEGLGNAFLANIRETDAICEVIRCFDSKEITHVEGSVDPIRDIEIIELELILSDEATVKKRLAKVEPKFKSTKDKEIIFEYTLLKKLATQLSDGKLLNKLDFSEEEKIALKSFQLLTTKKFIYVANVGEDEVREDNNYVRLVREYAQSCNSQVVKISAKIEEDLSELEKNDKEIFLQDAGIETSGLEQLIKAAYSTLGLKTYFTCGPQEARGWQFKDGFNAPQCAGIIHTDFEKGFIKADVYKCEDIFELGDEQSLKNSGKIKLEGKNYIVQDGDVCFFKFNK comes from the coding sequence ATGGGATTACAAGTAGGGATAGTTGGTTTACCAAATGTTGGAAAATCCACTTTATTTAATGCAATTACAAACTCAAAAGTTGAAGCAGCAAATTATCCATTTGCAACAATTGAACCAAATGTTGGAGTTGTAGAAGTACCAGATTGAAGATTAGATAAATTAGCTGATATATTCAAATCAAAAAAAACTATCTATACAACAATTGAATTTGTTGATATTGCTGGTTTAATTGCAGGAGCAAGTAAAGGTGAAGGATTAGGTAATGCCTTTTTAGCAAACATTAGAGAAACAGATGCTATCTGTGAAGTTATTAGGTGCTTTGATTCAAAGGAAATAACTCATGTTGAGGGAAGCGTTGATCCGATAAGAGATATTGAAATAATAGAGTTAGAATTAATTTTATCTGATGAAGCAACTGTTAAAAAAAGACTTGCAAAAGTGGAACCAAAATTTAAGTCGACTAAAGATAAAGAAATCATCTTTGAATATACTTTACTTAAAAAACTGGCAACTCAACTTTCTGATGGTAAGTTATTAAATAAACTTGATTTTAGTGAAGAAGAAAAAATTGCTTTAAAATCATTTCAACTTTTAACAACAAAAAAATTTATTTATGTGGCTAATGTTGGTGAAGACGAAGTTAGAGAAGATAATAATTATGTAAGGCTTGTTAGAGAATATGCTCAATCATGTAATTCACAAGTTGTTAAAATTTCTGCGAAAATTGAAGAGGATTTAAGTGAACTTGAAAAAAATGACAAAGAGATTTTTTTACAAGATGCTGGAATTGAGACGTCAGGACTCGAGCAATTAATCAAAGCTGCATATTCAACACTGGGCCTAAAGACATATTTTACTTGTGGTCCTCAAGAAGCAAGAGGATGACAGTTCAAAGATGGTTTTAATGCTCCACAATGTGCTGGAATTATTCATACAGACTTTGAAAAAGGTTTTATTAAAGCTGATGTTTATAAATGTGAAGATATTTTTGAACTTGGAGATGAACAAAGTTTAAAGAATAGTGGAAAAATAAAGCTTGAAGGAAAAAACTATATCGTTCAAGATGGAGATGTTTGCTTTTTTAAATTTAATAAATAG
- the ispF gene encoding 2-C-methyl-D-erythritol 2,4-cyclodiphosphate synthase has translation MKFKVGFSKDMHNLIIGDYILLGGINIPSKTKVDAYSDGDVLFHSLAEAIFGSLGEEDLGQNYNSKNMKENFESIIMVKDSLILLKKKEYKISNIDILIELDAPNLINFKGAIKKNLSEILNIGLDQISIKATTTEGNFKNIITSYCNILIYKSEENENGKI, from the coding sequence ATGAAATTTAAAGTTGGATTTTCTAAAGATATGCATAATTTAATAATTGGAGATTATATTTTACTTGGAGGAATTAATATACCTTCAAAAACTAAGGTTGATGCATATAGCGATGGAGATGTTTTATTTCATAGTTTAGCAGAGGCTATCTTTGGTTCACTTGGAGAAGAAGATTTAGGTCAAAATTATAATTCAAAAAATATGAAAGAAAATTTCGAATCAATTATTATGGTCAAAGATTCTTTAATTCTTCTAAAGAAAAAAGAATATAAAATATCTAACATAGATATTTTAATAGAGCTTGACGCACCAAATCTTATAAATTTTAAAGGTGCTATTAAAAAAAATCTTTCAGAGATTTTAAACATTGGATTGGATCAAATATCAATAAAGGCTACTACCACAGAGGGAAACTTTAAAAATATAATTACAAGTTATTGTAATATATTAATTTATAAAAGTGAGGAAAATGAAAATGGAAAAATTTAG
- the gltX gene encoding glutamate--tRNA ligase yields MEKFRLRYAPSPTGYLHIGNTRTALMNYLFAKHYNGDFILRIEDTDIERNVDGAIDSQFDNMKWLGILPDESFRNPKKDFGKYMQSEKFEVYQNYANILLKQGKAYKCYCTSEELEKDREMQLAKGIIAPQYNRKCLSNKNNDETKPFNIRFKVPDNKLYRINDLVRGNVEFNSKEIGDFVILKSNGIATYNFAVVIDDYDMKITHVVRGEEHISNTPRQCMIYEAFGWQEPLFCHLTLIVDETKKKLSKRSGNAMFFISQYKEQGYLPEAIFNYISLLGWSPKSEQEIFSKEELIKIFDEKRFSKSPSTFDMIKMKWINSQWIKKISDDDYIKFVINFIDENKFEIKNKKDNWIRSVLLLFKKELEFASQINDHLDIFFNKKIDDKTKNILAEFNIKKDLIVFLEEELKKIVEFNEENIKTLINSIGKKFELKGRDLFMPVRIFTTLSEHGPELAKTISLIGKEQVILNINSIK; encoded by the coding sequence ATGGAAAAATTTAGATTAAGATATGCGCCATCACCAACTGGTTACTTACATATAGGAAATACAAGAACAGCTTTAATGAACTACCTTTTTGCAAAACACTATAACGGAGATTTTATTTTGAGAATTGAAGATACAGATATTGAGAGAAATGTTGATGGAGCAATAGACTCTCAATTTGATAATATGAAATGATTGGGCATTCTACCAGATGAATCATTTAGAAATCCAAAAAAAGATTTTGGAAAATATATGCAGTCTGAAAAGTTTGAAGTATATCAAAATTATGCAAATATTTTATTAAAGCAAGGGAAAGCATATAAGTGTTATTGTACTTCAGAAGAACTGGAAAAGGATAGAGAAATGCAATTAGCAAAAGGTATTATTGCTCCTCAGTATAATAGAAAATGTTTATCTAATAAAAATAATGATGAGACAAAGCCATTTAATATTAGATTTAAAGTTCCAGATAATAAATTATATAGAATTAATGATCTAGTTCGTGGTAATGTTGAGTTTAATTCAAAAGAAATTGGTGATTTTGTAATTCTAAAATCAAATGGAATTGCAACATATAATTTTGCTGTTGTAATTGATGATTATGATATGAAAATAACTCATGTTGTTAGAGGGGAAGAACATATCTCAAATACTCCAAGACAATGTATGATATATGAAGCTTTTGGTTGACAAGAACCTCTATTTTGTCACTTAACATTAATAGTTGATGAAACAAAGAAAAAACTTTCTAAAAGAAGTGGAAATGCAATGTTTTTTATTTCACAGTATAAAGAACAAGGTTATTTACCTGAAGCAATTTTTAACTATATTTCATTACTTGGTTGAAGTCCAAAAAGTGAGCAAGAGATTTTTTCTAAAGAAGAACTAATAAAAATTTTTGATGAAAAAAGATTTTCTAAATCTCCTAGTACTTTTGACATGATAAAAATGAAGTGAATTAATAGTCAATGAATAAAAAAAATTAGTGATGATGATTACATAAAATTTGTGATTAATTTTATTGATGAAAATAAGTTTGAAATTAAAAATAAAAAGGATAACTGAATCAGATCTGTTTTACTTTTATTTAAAAAAGAACTAGAGTTCGCATCTCAAATTAATGATCATTTAGATATTTTCTTTAATAAGAAAATAGATGATAAAACAAAAAATATTTTGGCAGAGTTTAATATTAAAAAAGATTTAATAGTTTTTTTAGAAGAAGAATTAAAAAAAATAGTTGAATTCAATGAAGAAAACATTAAGACTTTGATAAATAGTATTGGTAAAAAATTTGAATTAAAAGGTAGAGATTTATTTATGCCTGTAAGAATATTTACAACTTTAAGTGAACATGGTCCAGAGTTGGCAAAAACAATTTCACTGATAGGAAAAGAACAAGTAATACTTAATATAAATAGTATTAAATAA